The proteins below are encoded in one region of Streptomyces roseirectus:
- a CDS encoding VOC family protein, which yields MVSVLQNIAVDCANPYELARFWSAVTGRPLGAEARPGDREVEVLLAEGPVLYFNQVPESKVVKNRLHLCLRPQTSRDAEVERLLALGAVFVGDHRNPDGTGWAVLADIEGNEFCVLRSASDRAGASG from the coding sequence ATGGTCTCCGTCCTCCAGAACATCGCCGTCGACTGCGCGAACCCCTACGAACTGGCGCGGTTCTGGAGTGCGGTGACCGGGCGGCCGTTGGGTGCGGAGGCGCGGCCGGGTGACCGGGAGGTCGAGGTGCTGCTGGCGGAGGGGCCGGTGCTGTATTTCAACCAGGTCCCCGAGAGCAAGGTCGTGAAGAACCGGCTGCACCTGTGCCTGCGTCCGCAGACCTCGCGGGACGCGGAGGTCGAGCGGCTGCTGGCGCTCGGCGCCGTGTTCGTGGGGGATCACCGGAATCCGGACGGGACCGGGTGGGCGGTGCTGGCCGACATCGAGGGCAACGAGTTCTGCGTGCTGCGCAGCGCGTCGGACCGGGCCGGTGCGTCCGGCTGA
- a CDS encoding GNAT family N-acetyltransferase, with protein MLKGTKVALRARRADDVPVFRTELYEDVAGTSRAQAAPWRPVSPDAKDPRLALDDTDPSHVPFSVVDLATGGLIGLANLWGIDTHHRSAHLGLGLRPSARGKGYSTDVVAVLCHYGFTVRGFQRLQIDTLADNHPMLRAAERNGFVREGVLRSSAWVMGEFLDEVILGLLAGEWERGTEN; from the coding sequence ATGCTCAAAGGCACCAAAGTCGCGCTCAGGGCCCGGCGTGCGGACGACGTCCCGGTCTTCAGGACCGAGTTGTATGAGGACGTCGCCGGCACCTCCCGTGCTCAGGCCGCCCCGTGGCGTCCGGTCTCCCCCGACGCGAAGGACCCCCGTCTGGCGCTGGACGACACCGACCCCAGCCATGTCCCCTTCTCCGTCGTGGACCTGGCGACCGGCGGCCTGATCGGCCTGGCGAACCTCTGGGGCATCGACACCCACCACCGCTCCGCCCACCTCGGCCTGGGCCTGCGGCCCTCTGCCCGGGGCAAGGGCTACAGCACGGACGTCGTCGCCGTCCTGTGCCACTACGGCTTCACCGTCCGCGGGTTCCAGCGCCTGCAGATCGACACCCTCGCCGACAACCACCCGATGCTCCGCGCCGCCGAGCGCAACGGCTTCGTCCGCGAGGGCGTCCTGCGTTCCTCGGCGTGGGTGATGGGCGAGTTCCTGGACGAGGTCATTCTCGGTCTGCTGGCCGGTGAGTGGGAGCGGGGCACGGAGAATTAG
- a CDS encoding MSMEG_1061 family FMN-dependent PPOX-type flavoprotein has product MTTSLTGSAFDDLLLDAVPDHETLRLTYESPGDLADRKVMTELTDQTRKLIGCSSLVMVASADADGNCDVSPRGGPAGFVAVLDERTLAIPDATGNKRLDTLQNVIATGRAGLLFLIPGRTTTLRVNGRACVSTRPDLLSQLTAVGKPPASALVVGIEEVYPHCPKSLLRGNAWKPDQWLAADAQPTSAEVTLAQLRMPELTIADIERAQEESLKYRYE; this is encoded by the coding sequence ATGACGACCTCTCTGACCGGCAGCGCCTTTGACGACCTCCTCCTCGACGCCGTTCCCGACCACGAGACCCTGCGCCTGACCTACGAATCCCCCGGCGACCTGGCCGACCGCAAGGTGATGACCGAACTCACCGACCAGACACGGAAGTTGATCGGCTGCTCCTCACTGGTCATGGTCGCCAGCGCCGACGCGGACGGCAACTGCGACGTCTCCCCGCGCGGCGGCCCCGCCGGATTCGTCGCCGTCCTGGACGAACGGACCCTCGCGATCCCGGACGCGACCGGCAACAAGCGCCTCGACACCCTCCAGAACGTCATCGCCACCGGCCGCGCCGGACTCCTGTTCCTCATACCGGGCCGCACGACGACCCTCCGGGTCAACGGCCGGGCCTGCGTCTCCACGCGCCCGGACCTGCTGTCCCAGCTGACGGCCGTCGGGAAGCCCCCGGCCAGCGCACTGGTCGTCGGCATCGAGGAGGTCTACCCCCACTGCCCCAAGTCCCTCCTGCGCGGCAACGCCTGGAAACCCGACCAGTGGCTCGCCGCCGACGCCCAACCGACCTCGGCGGAGGTCACCCTCGCGCAACTGCGGATGCCGGAACTGACGATCGCCGACATCGAGCGGGCACAGGAGGAGTCGCTGAAGTACCGGTACGAGTGA
- a CDS encoding enoyl-CoA hydratase/isomerase family protein gives MSYDDLPALTIDVSDGVATVTIDHPPLQLMDAVLLSSLWAFVARVRDDADVRVIVFESADPEFFVAHADMAYFTDPAALPAAIRAAIAAAPGSVVPEGMNILQAMSEEVRSLPQVTIGKLAGFARGAGNEFFMYLDMRFAAIGKSGQGQTESLLGILPGGGGTVNMTRLAGRARALELILGAELVGAELAERYGLINRAVPAGELDTFVSTLARRIAGLRPEVISITKAAVNAVAQPIPHEAYVVENEGLNAAIGDDVTELAHKLLAAGLQTREGERDHERIANSV, from the coding sequence ATGAGCTACGACGACCTTCCCGCCCTGACGATCGACGTCTCGGACGGGGTCGCGACGGTGACAATCGATCACCCGCCGCTCCAACTGATGGACGCGGTCCTTCTGTCATCACTCTGGGCCTTCGTCGCGCGCGTGCGGGACGACGCCGACGTCCGCGTCATCGTCTTCGAGAGCGCCGACCCGGAGTTCTTCGTCGCGCACGCCGACATGGCCTACTTCACCGACCCTGCCGCGCTGCCCGCAGCCATTCGCGCCGCGATCGCGGCCGCGCCGGGCTCGGTCGTCCCGGAAGGCATGAACATCCTCCAGGCGATGAGCGAGGAGGTCCGCTCGCTGCCGCAGGTCACCATCGGCAAGCTCGCGGGCTTCGCGCGTGGCGCGGGCAATGAGTTCTTCATGTACCTGGACATGCGATTCGCGGCGATCGGCAAGTCCGGGCAGGGGCAGACGGAGTCCTTGCTGGGGATCCTCCCCGGAGGCGGCGGCACGGTGAACATGACGCGCCTGGCAGGAAGGGCTCGCGCGCTGGAGCTCATCCTCGGCGCCGAGCTCGTCGGCGCGGAGCTCGCGGAGCGGTACGGCCTGATCAACCGTGCGGTGCCCGCCGGAGAACTCGATACGTTCGTCAGCACCCTGGCCCGACGGATCGCCGGCCTCCGGCCAGAGGTCATCTCCATCACGAAGGCTGCGGTCAACGCGGTCGCACAGCCGATTCCCCATGAGGCGTACGTCGTTGAGAACGAGGGCCTGAACGCGGCAATCGGCGACGACGTCACCGAGCTCGCCCACAAGTTGCTCGCCGCCGGTCTCCAGACCCGCGAGGGCGAACGGGACCACGAGCGCATCGCCAACAGCGTCTGA
- a CDS encoding TetR family transcriptional regulator, whose amino-acid sequence MSAAPVGTREISRHAVRAELARVAVNRFRLTGFDQATFADLAEAAGVSRSTFLRYFDTKEDVVLFVFDPVGDVIADALAADRADLDDWGRLRNALESAMTFLVRDVQELVTILGLVNETPALCARLREKQAEWRPGIVARLQETTSSAEESSVVADVRAAAALECLRIVLGRWSASGGQEDFGELLDTAFAAFSTSARRQSDAPR is encoded by the coding sequence ATGAGCGCAGCACCAGTCGGTACCCGTGAGATCAGCCGCCACGCGGTGCGAGCAGAGCTGGCCCGCGTCGCGGTCAACCGGTTCCGCCTCACCGGCTTCGACCAGGCCACCTTCGCCGACCTCGCCGAAGCCGCCGGAGTGTCGCGGAGCACCTTCCTGCGCTACTTCGACACCAAGGAAGACGTGGTCCTGTTCGTCTTCGACCCTGTCGGTGACGTCATCGCTGACGCGCTCGCCGCCGACCGGGCCGACCTGGACGACTGGGGCAGGCTGCGCAACGCCCTGGAGTCGGCCATGACGTTCCTCGTACGCGACGTCCAGGAACTCGTGACGATCCTCGGCCTCGTCAACGAGACCCCGGCACTGTGCGCTCGGCTCCGGGAGAAGCAGGCTGAATGGCGACCGGGGATCGTGGCCCGCCTGCAGGAGACAACCTCGTCGGCCGAGGAGTCCTCGGTCGTCGCCGACGTTCGCGCCGCCGCGGCGCTCGAATGCTTGCGGATCGTCCTCGGGCGGTGGAGTGCGAGCGGCGGCCAGGAGGACTTCGGCGAACTGCTGGACACCGCGTTCGCCGCTTTCTCGACCTCGGCACGCCGGCAGTCGGACGCTCCACGGTAA
- a CDS encoding cellulose binding domain-containing protein, which translates to MRDRQGGFQADITLCDTGTAALTDWTLDFGFPSGQTTGNLWGGTPTQRGADVVHARRDRPHGHLTRARTRNRRVASRGRNAALRPVGTGPVSPGGVCRGRRARSCR; encoded by the coding sequence GTGCGTGACCGGCAGGGCGGCTTCCAGGCCGACATCACCCTGTGCGACACGGGAACCGCGGCTCTGACCGACTGGACGCTGGACTTCGGCTTCCCGAGCGGCCAGACCACCGGCAACCTGTGGGGCGGTACGCCCACTCAGCGCGGCGCCGACGTCGTTCACGCTCGACGGGACCGTCCGCACGGCCACTTGACGCGTGCCCGCACCAGAAACCGGAGGGTGGCGTCCCGTGGTCGGAACGCCGCCCTCCGGCCTGTCGGCACCGGGCCGGTCAGCCCTGGTGGGGTTTGCCGTGGACGACGAGCTCGGTCATGTCGATGA
- a CDS encoding M36 family metallopeptidase, which yields MARASFGRRARATIFTATAGLSLAVALLPGGANAAPGDPAGRPAADSGSQAGDSLPLIPSQQSLARSDARLTQAEKRPGVRQLRRQLGTQGVLELDPATGTARQVARLDGYLTSASGADPEDIARQYLRAHPDVFGLSADQVRGLTLRKRYTDVAGIRHLSFVQSVDGVPVFGNGVKAHVARDGRLISVLGSPVRGLPSALAPARITGTQARRIAVRDVADGTNVSGGGSDTAKQVVFTAPGGAARRAWRTVTSPDGQGMWLHVVDAVTQRVLYRQNLSSGLTAEGPEGVGTRAERSAGLSSATGPLRRTGKALVWDQYPGARSGGKQHTRDLTARGWLPKDARTLDGSVAHVFSDVDGNNKVDPGEEVTPAADGTFSFPFKPFTGAGCGTPLPCSWDQKTPNSWQTNREQNAAQVFYFLGTFHDHLEAAPIGFTRAAGNFDGRDGDAVQAQTDNGAALKDGLPDERHLNNAKMGTPPDGQAPTMQMYLTGSLPDHNVLQGNSGDDAATVYHEYGHGLSNRLVTDADGVSTLTSPQSRAMGEAWSDWYALDLLADKGLRKDDRRVDGDVNLDAPGWFDDLPARTQSIDCPVGSTSAACPGTAKAGAGGYTYGDYGKIWPTGPQVHSDGEIWGETLWDLRYALGSRLTESLVTRAMELSPANPSFLDQRNAILQADTVVNGGRAHARIWKVFAHRGMGWFAASFTGDDVQPDEDFSLPPGPDTPVVTLTGKVTDDATGSPVGGITISINGHASGSPGADFSAVSAADGTYTIRNVPEGTYRKVYAAAVGGYEPQLRTVTVSAAPVDWTLRRDWSAASGGAEIAEFTGPDLSDGGCGPAALIDMAGSVWGSEGKGGTNGTGTNPVHTTVRLPQGVDVSEVRLNPTAGCGDDLTASLGDYRVETSTDGTTWATAATGHFTPADNGRENTVALDAGTTRNVRYVRMTMLGNQAVDNGVDCAKDSTPSGCQFIDMTELVVHGKPHQG from the coding sequence ATGGCGAGAGCCTCCTTCGGGCGCAGAGCGCGCGCGACCATATTCACCGCGACGGCCGGCCTTTCGCTGGCCGTCGCTCTGCTGCCCGGCGGCGCGAACGCGGCTCCGGGCGATCCGGCAGGCCGCCCCGCGGCCGACTCGGGCTCCCAGGCGGGCGACAGCCTGCCACTCATACCCTCGCAGCAGTCGCTGGCGCGGAGCGACGCCCGGCTGACGCAGGCCGAAAAGCGGCCAGGTGTACGGCAGTTGCGGAGGCAGCTCGGGACGCAGGGCGTGCTCGAACTGGACCCGGCCACCGGGACCGCACGCCAGGTCGCCCGGCTCGACGGGTACCTGACGTCGGCCAGTGGAGCCGACCCGGAGGACATCGCCCGGCAGTATCTGCGGGCGCATCCCGACGTGTTCGGGCTCTCCGCGGACCAGGTTCGCGGACTCACCCTGCGCAAGCGGTACACCGACGTCGCCGGGATACGGCACCTGTCCTTCGTCCAGTCGGTCGACGGTGTCCCGGTGTTCGGCAACGGCGTCAAGGCGCACGTCGCCCGTGACGGACGGCTGATCAGCGTGCTGGGCTCCCCGGTGCGGGGGCTGCCGTCCGCACTGGCTCCCGCGCGGATCACCGGAACTCAGGCCCGGCGCATCGCCGTTCGGGACGTCGCGGACGGCACGAACGTCAGCGGCGGCGGCTCGGACACCGCCAAGCAGGTCGTGTTCACGGCGCCGGGCGGCGCGGCCCGGCGTGCGTGGCGGACGGTCACCTCACCGGACGGCCAGGGCATGTGGCTGCACGTCGTCGACGCGGTCACCCAACGGGTCCTCTACCGGCAGAACCTGTCCTCCGGTCTGACAGCCGAGGGGCCCGAGGGCGTAGGCACGCGCGCGGAGCGGTCCGCCGGCCTGTCCTCCGCCACCGGCCCGCTCCGGCGCACCGGCAAGGCGCTGGTCTGGGACCAGTACCCGGGTGCCCGGTCCGGCGGCAAGCAGCACACCCGGGATCTGACCGCCCGGGGCTGGCTCCCCAAGGACGCCCGGACCCTCGACGGATCGGTGGCGCACGTCTTCAGCGACGTCGACGGCAACAACAAGGTGGACCCGGGCGAGGAAGTGACCCCGGCGGCCGACGGGACGTTCTCCTTCCCGTTCAAGCCCTTCACCGGTGCCGGCTGCGGCACCCCGCTGCCCTGCTCGTGGGACCAGAAGACGCCGAACTCCTGGCAGACCAACCGCGAGCAGAACGCCGCGCAGGTCTTCTACTTCCTCGGTACCTTCCACGACCACCTGGAAGCCGCTCCGATCGGCTTCACGCGGGCCGCCGGCAACTTCGACGGCCGGGACGGCGACGCCGTACAGGCGCAGACGGACAACGGCGCGGCCCTCAAGGACGGGCTGCCCGACGAACGCCACCTGAACAACGCCAAGATGGGTACGCCGCCGGACGGCCAGGCGCCCACGATGCAGATGTACCTGACCGGTTCCCTACCGGACCACAACGTGCTGCAGGGCAACTCCGGCGACGACGCCGCCACCGTCTACCACGAGTACGGGCACGGTCTGTCCAACCGGCTCGTCACGGACGCCGACGGTGTTTCCACCCTCACCAGCCCGCAGTCGAGGGCCATGGGTGAGGCGTGGAGCGACTGGTACGCCCTCGACCTCCTCGCCGACAAGGGCCTGCGGAAGGACGACCGGCGCGTCGACGGCGACGTGAACCTCGACGCGCCGGGCTGGTTCGACGACCTGCCGGCGCGCACCCAGTCGATCGACTGCCCGGTCGGCTCCACGTCGGCCGCCTGCCCCGGAACGGCCAAGGCGGGCGCGGGCGGTTACACCTACGGCGACTACGGGAAGATCTGGCCCACTGGTCCGCAGGTGCACTCCGACGGCGAGATCTGGGGCGAGACGCTCTGGGACCTGCGCTACGCCCTCGGCAGCAGGCTCACCGAGTCGCTCGTCACCCGGGCGATGGAGCTGTCGCCCGCGAACCCCAGCTTCCTCGACCAGCGCAACGCCATTCTGCAGGCCGACACCGTGGTCAACGGCGGCCGTGCCCACGCCCGGATCTGGAAGGTCTTCGCCCACCGGGGCATGGGCTGGTTCGCCGCCTCGTTCACAGGCGACGACGTACAGCCCGACGAGGACTTCTCCCTGCCGCCCGGCCCGGACACCCCGGTGGTCACGCTCACCGGCAAGGTGACCGACGACGCCACCGGCTCGCCGGTCGGCGGGATCACCATCAGCATCAACGGCCACGCCTCCGGCTCCCCCGGCGCGGACTTCTCCGCCGTGAGCGCGGCGGACGGCACCTACACGATCCGCAACGTCCCCGAGGGCACCTACCGGAAGGTGTACGCCGCCGCCGTCGGCGGTTACGAGCCCCAGCTCCGCACGGTCACCGTCTCCGCCGCTCCCGTCGACTGGACGCTGCGCCGGGACTGGTCGGCCGCCTCCGGCGGCGCGGAGATCGCGGAGTTCACCGGCCCTGACCTCAGCGACGGCGGTTGCGGACCCGCCGCTCTGATCGACATGGCGGGCAGCGTCTGGGGTTCGGAGGGCAAGGGCGGCACCAACGGCACCGGAACCAATCCGGTCCACACCACCGTGCGGCTGCCCCAGGGTGTGGACGTCAGCGAGGTGCGCCTCAACCCGACGGCGGGCTGCGGGGACGACCTGACAGCGTCCCTCGGGGACTACCGCGTCGAGACGTCCACCGACGGCACCACCTGGGCGACCGCCGCCACGGGCCACTTCACTCCCGCCGACAACGGCCGGGAGAACACCGTGGCCCTCGACGCGGGCACCACACGGAACGTCCGGTACGTCCGTATGACCATGCTGGGCAACCAGGCCGTCGACAACGGCGTGGACTGCGCGAAGGACTCCACTCCCTCGGGCTGCCAGTTCATCGACATGACCGAGCTCGTCGTCCACGGCAAACCCCACCAGGGCTGA
- a CDS encoding class I SAM-dependent methyltransferase, which yields MADLPLETLFESAYRDAPELQGKPPPWSIGAPQPEIAALIDAGAFHGDVLDAGCGEAATSLYLAERGFTVVGLDQSPAAIDLARRAAEQRGLSGTRFDVADITSFTGYDDRFGTVVDSTLFHSMPVESRPAYQQSIVRAAAPGASYFVLAFDAASIPHRGPLNPVTADELRDAVAPYWSIDEIRPARIHTRVNDNLDIFQTFADLRDESPDRKSLPGWLLSAHLP from the coding sequence ATGGCGGATCTCCCCCTTGAGACACTGTTCGAGTCCGCGTACCGCGACGCCCCCGAACTCCAGGGAAAGCCGCCGCCATGGAGCATCGGCGCACCCCAGCCCGAGATCGCCGCGCTCATCGACGCCGGCGCCTTCCACGGGGACGTCCTCGACGCCGGCTGCGGCGAGGCCGCGACGTCGCTGTATCTCGCCGAGCGCGGTTTCACCGTCGTCGGCCTCGACCAGTCGCCGGCCGCGATCGACCTCGCCCGGCGGGCGGCCGAGCAACGCGGTCTGTCCGGCACCCGTTTCGACGTCGCCGACATCACCTCGTTCACCGGCTACGACGACCGCTTCGGCACCGTCGTCGACAGCACCCTGTTCCACTCGATGCCCGTCGAGTCCCGCCCCGCCTACCAGCAGTCCATCGTCCGCGCCGCCGCACCCGGCGCGTCCTACTTCGTGCTCGCCTTCGACGCCGCGAGCATCCCCCACCGGGGCCCCCTCAACCCGGTCACCGCCGACGAACTGCGCGACGCGGTCGCCCCCTACTGGTCCATCGACGAGATCCGCCCCGCCCGCATCCACACCCGCGTCAACGACAACCTCGACATCTTCCAGACCTTCGCCGACCTCCGCGACGAAAGCCCCGACCGCAAATCCCTACCGGGCTGGCTCCTCTCCGCCCACCTCCCCTGA
- a CDS encoding sugar phosphate isomerase/epimerase family protein — translation MSNRAISLQLYTLRALLEDDLEGTLARVAEIGYTTVEPYGFVHRAERMADALTAHGLSAPTAHAPLLSDDRPAVYAAARRLGVSTLVVPMTAPERWQTRDGVESLAEELNQAAVEAADHGFTVGYHNHHFELELKQDGVHALEILADRLTDDVVLEVDTYWAAVGGADVPALLGRLGDRVVAVHVKDGDRTLNTKAQVAVGDGVLPVEEILAAAPEAALRIVELDDFDGDILDPVARSLGFLSGLKDG, via the coding sequence ATGTCGAACCGTGCCATATCTCTCCAGCTCTACACGCTCCGCGCCCTTCTCGAAGACGACCTGGAAGGCACACTCGCCCGCGTCGCCGAGATCGGCTACACCACGGTCGAGCCCTACGGCTTCGTCCACCGGGCGGAGCGAATGGCGGACGCGCTGACCGCGCACGGGCTGTCCGCCCCGACCGCGCACGCGCCCCTGCTGTCGGACGACCGGCCCGCCGTCTACGCCGCCGCACGGCGCCTCGGCGTCAGCACGCTCGTCGTGCCGATGACCGCGCCCGAGCGCTGGCAGACCCGGGACGGCGTCGAAAGCCTCGCCGAGGAGCTGAACCAGGCCGCCGTCGAGGCCGCCGACCACGGGTTCACCGTCGGCTACCACAACCACCACTTCGAACTCGAACTGAAGCAGGACGGCGTACACGCCCTGGAGATCCTTGCCGACCGCCTGACGGACGACGTGGTCCTCGAAGTCGACACGTACTGGGCGGCCGTCGGCGGCGCGGACGTACCGGCGCTGCTGGGCCGGCTCGGGGACCGGGTCGTCGCCGTGCACGTCAAGGACGGGGACCGCACGCTGAACACCAAGGCGCAGGTGGCCGTCGGCGACGGCGTGCTCCCGGTCGAGGAGATCCTGGCCGCGGCCCCGGAGGCGGCGCTGCGCATCGTCGAACTCGACGACTTCGACGGGGACATCCTCGACCCGGTCGCGCGGAGCCTCGGCTTCCTCAGCGGCCTGAAGGACGGCTGA
- a CDS encoding ThuA domain-containing protein, whose amino-acid sequence MSATKHALVVRGGWAGHVPVPATDLRAADLKEAGYQVTVSDSLDSYLDEDLLAGTDLIVQCWTMGEISGDQMTGLSRAVRAGTGFAGWHGGIVDAFRSEPRYHLMTGGQFVHHPREFRTYQVRPLPGAAGHPVVEGITPFLVTTEQYYLHLDPAVDVLAVTDYLDDPEYPELAGTVVPVTWTRSWGAGRVFVTAIGHTLDDLAVPQVHSMITKGMTWATR is encoded by the coding sequence GTGTCCGCCACCAAGCACGCCCTCGTCGTCCGTGGCGGCTGGGCGGGACACGTCCCGGTACCGGCCACCGACCTGCGCGCCGCCGATCTCAAGGAGGCCGGGTACCAGGTCACCGTCTCCGACTCCCTCGACAGCTACCTCGACGAGGACCTGCTCGCCGGCACTGATCTGATCGTGCAGTGCTGGACGATGGGCGAGATCAGCGGCGATCAGATGACCGGCCTGTCCCGGGCGGTCCGCGCCGGGACGGGGTTCGCGGGCTGGCATGGCGGGATCGTCGACGCGTTCCGCTCCGAGCCGCGCTACCACCTGATGACGGGCGGCCAGTTCGTCCACCACCCCCGCGAGTTCCGCACCTACCAGGTCAGGCCGCTGCCCGGGGCGGCCGGCCATCCCGTCGTCGAGGGGATCACCCCGTTCCTCGTCACCACCGAGCAGTACTACCTGCACCTGGACCCGGCCGTGGACGTCCTCGCGGTGACCGACTACCTCGACGACCCCGAGTACCCCGAACTCGCCGGCACCGTCGTCCCCGTCACCTGGACCCGGTCCTGGGGCGCGGGCCGGGTGTTCGTCACCGCGATCGGCCACACCCTGGACGACCTGGCCGTACCCCAGGTCCACTCGATGATCACGAAGGGCATGACATGGGCGACCCGCTGA
- a CDS encoding Gfo/Idh/MocA family protein — protein MGDPLTPDPPAPYPALRVGLVGAGKISDAYLTTLAELKNLRLTAVADLDTERARAAAAKVPGTRTATLDELYDAEDVDLVLNLTIPAAHATVAHAAIAAGKHVYGEKPLATTTAAARALLDAAAEAGVRVGCAPDTVLGTGVQTARAALDAGDLGVPVAASAFMVSSGPERWHPDPEFYYQPGGGPLLDMGPYYLTSLVTLLGPVRRVVGMSSTPQAERFIGQGYRAGTRFPVEVATHVTGVLEHRSGALSTLVMSFDVWRSTLPRIEIHGTDGSLSLPDPNYFDGPVNLFRPGAQDWDELPILGGYRDASRGYGVADLARAVSRGEPHRADGELAYHVLDIMESLLTAAETGTSVEISSDCARPSAVPADTRPEEH, from the coding sequence ATGGGCGACCCGCTGACCCCCGACCCGCCGGCCCCCTACCCCGCGCTCCGCGTCGGCCTCGTCGGCGCCGGCAAGATCAGCGACGCCTACCTCACGACCCTCGCGGAGCTGAAGAACCTGCGCCTGACGGCCGTCGCCGACCTCGACACCGAACGCGCCCGCGCCGCCGCCGCGAAGGTGCCCGGCACCCGTACGGCGACCCTCGACGAGCTGTACGACGCCGAGGACGTCGACCTCGTCCTCAACCTCACGATCCCCGCCGCCCACGCGACGGTCGCCCACGCGGCCATAGCCGCCGGCAAGCACGTCTACGGCGAGAAACCCCTCGCCACCACGACCGCCGCCGCCCGTGCGCTGCTGGACGCCGCCGCCGAGGCCGGCGTCCGGGTCGGATGCGCGCCGGACACGGTCCTCGGCACCGGCGTGCAGACCGCTCGGGCGGCGCTGGACGCGGGGGACCTCGGGGTGCCGGTCGCGGCGAGCGCGTTCATGGTCAGCTCGGGGCCCGAACGCTGGCATCCGGACCCGGAGTTCTACTACCAGCCCGGCGGCGGGCCGCTCCTCGACATGGGCCCCTACTACCTGACCTCGCTGGTGACCCTGCTGGGGCCGGTGCGCCGGGTCGTCGGCATGTCCTCCACGCCCCAGGCCGAACGCTTCATCGGCCAGGGGTACCGGGCCGGGACGAGATTCCCGGTCGAGGTCGCCACCCATGTCACCGGCGTCCTCGAACACCGCTCCGGCGCCCTGTCCACGCTGGTGATGAGCTTCGACGTGTGGCGCAGCACCCTCCCCCGGATCGAGATCCACGGCACCGACGGCTCCCTGTCCCTGCCCGACCCGAACTACTTCGACGGCCCGGTCAACCTCTTCCGGCCCGGCGCCCAGGACTGGGACGAACTCCCGATCCTCGGCGGCTACCGCGACGCCTCCCGGGGCTACGGGGTCGCCGACCTCGCCCGAGCCGTCTCCCGGGGCGAACCGCACCGCGCCGACGGTGAACTCGCCTACCACGTCCTCGACATCATGGAGTCCCTGCTCACGGCGGCCGAGACCGGCACCTCGGTGGAGATCTCCAGCGACTGCGCCCGCCCGTCAGCGGTCCCGGCGGACACCCGCCCCGAGGAACACTGA
- a CDS encoding aldehyde dehydrogenase family protein — translation MGEPAARHLKPAVLEPGGKNAVLVLADAGVGYAVGAVTFSVFMNAGQIRMSGDRILVRDGHGGRR, via the coding sequence GTGGGAGAGCCGGCGGCCCGTCACCTCAAGCCCGCGGTGCTGGAGCCGGGCGGCAAGAACGCGGTGCTCGTCCTCGCCGACGCGGGTGTGGGCTACGCCGTGGGCGCCGTGACGTTCAGCGTGTTCATGAACGCCGGGCAGATCCGCATGTCGGGCGACCGGATCCTCGTCCGGGACGGACACGGCGGCCGGCGGTGA
- a CDS encoding Lrp/AsnC family transcriptional regulator, producing MPQPLYDRIDRAILDHLQRHGRTPNVDLAEAVHLSPSSCLRRTKALEEDGVLAGYRADLDRERLGLGLTVFLSLKVEHSRTTSQVVEEALTTIEHVVACHVVSGDADFLVELAVPDLRTFEKVLTEQILAIGPVRDARSTFCIRTVVDRGPLPLNSWSAPRT from the coding sequence ATGCCGCAGCCCCTGTACGACCGCATCGACCGGGCGATCCTGGACCACCTCCAGCGCCACGGCCGCACCCCCAACGTCGACCTCGCCGAGGCCGTCCACCTGTCCCCCTCGTCCTGCCTGCGCCGCACCAAGGCGCTGGAGGAGGACGGCGTCCTCGCCGGCTACCGCGCGGACCTCGACCGCGAACGCCTCGGTCTCGGGCTGACCGTCTTCCTCTCCCTCAAGGTCGAGCACTCCCGCACCACGTCGCAGGTCGTCGAGGAGGCGCTGACGACGATCGAGCACGTCGTCGCCTGCCACGTGGTCTCCGGCGACGCCGACTTCCTCGTCGAACTCGCCGTGCCCGACCTGCGCACCTTCGAGAAGGTCCTCACCGAGCAGATCCTCGCGATCGGGCCCGTCCGTGACGCCCGCAGCACGTTCTGCATCCGCACCGTCGTCGACCGCGGACCGCTCCCCCTCAACTCCTGGTCCGCGCCGCGCACATGA